From one Pedobacter faecalis genomic stretch:
- a CDS encoding CDP-alcohol phosphatidyltransferase family protein — protein sequence MEESNTLKRIFQDRKRTNVLRSAEQATISYLVKRVPAFISSNNLTFLGTIGSGIVLLAFVLAAYVSRYYLLLGIAGLAINWLGDSLDGRVAYYRNIPRKWYGFSLDIIMDWISTVLMGLGYIVYARNEYELIAFIFVVLYGWAMIISQLRYKITDIYSIDSGIVGPTEVRLIIAVILILEASFGHLIEYFVATMCVILLIVNYIETKKLLRMGDMRDNAEREEKLRRSAAGQQ from the coding sequence ATGGAAGAAAGCAATACACTGAAGAGAATATTTCAAGACAGAAAAAGAACAAACGTTTTGCGAAGCGCAGAGCAGGCCACAATCTCCTACCTGGTGAAGCGCGTACCGGCCTTCATCTCCTCCAATAACCTCACCTTCTTAGGAACCATTGGTTCGGGTATCGTTTTACTTGCCTTTGTACTTGCAGCCTATGTAAGCCGCTATTACCTGCTGCTCGGTATCGCCGGACTCGCCATCAACTGGCTGGGCGATTCGCTGGACGGACGTGTGGCCTATTACAGGAACATCCCCCGGAAATGGTATGGTTTCTCGCTCGACATCATTATGGACTGGATCAGTACCGTGCTTATGGGGCTCGGTTACATTGTATATGCCCGCAACGAATATGAACTGATTGCGTTTATTTTCGTGGTGCTGTATGGCTGGGCCATGATCATTTCACAGCTACGCTATAAGATCACAGATATTTACAGCATCGATTCGGGCATTGTGGGGCCAACCGAGGTACGTCTTATTATCGCAGTGATCCTCATTCTGGAAGCATCATTTGGGCATCTGATTGAGTATTTTGTTGCGACGATGTGTGTCATCCTGCTGATCGTCAATTACATTGAAACCAAAAAACTGCTTCGCATGGGCGATATGCGCGACAATGCCGAAAGGGAAGAAAAGCTGCGCAGGTCGGCCGCCGGGCAGCAGTAA
- a CDS encoding GtrA family protein produces MNKRRSIYVFAKAQFSAFAGGIIDYLVMLACTEVLHIHYTISIAIGGIIGAVFNFSVNRYWTFNASEASKNPMGAQLLRFIFVVTGSILLKSSGTWLFTTYLHIDYKISRVIVDIIVSLGFNYVLQSYWVFKKKPPTDLPVV; encoded by the coding sequence ATGAATAAACGCAGGTCGATATACGTGTTTGCCAAGGCGCAGTTCTCCGCCTTTGCCGGCGGCATTATCGACTATCTGGTCATGTTGGCCTGCACCGAAGTTCTCCACATACATTATACCATTTCCATTGCCATAGGCGGCATCATCGGCGCGGTGTTCAACTTCTCGGTAAACCGCTACTGGACTTTCAACGCCAGTGAAGCCAGCAAGAATCCTATGGGCGCCCAGCTTCTCAGGTTCATTTTCGTAGTCACAGGAAGCATTCTCCTTAAATCATCAGGCACCTGGCTCTTTACGACTTATCTGCATATCGATTATAAGATCAGCCGGGTTATTGTAGACATTATCGTATCGCTCGGATTTAATTACGTACTGCAGAGTTACTGGGTGTTCAAAAAAAAACCACCGACAGACCTGCCGGTGGTATAA
- a CDS encoding sialate O-acetylesterase, translated as MNFNYVKLLPAAAALSVLLMASSAEGKVILPSVFSDNMVFQQKTKAAIWGKADAGKTVTVTPSWNGKAVSAQADASGNFKIFIPTPKFGGPYTVKVSDGEILTLSNVLVGDVWVCSGQSNMEMPLAGWGKIINYEQEIAQANYPKIRLLQGVHVTSNVPLADAKVTNGGWTECNPKYVAEFSAVAYAFAREVQQKTGIPIGLIHTSWGGTIAEAWTSAETLSAMPDFAEKVQQIKAAANGNAGPSYQERLAAWQKDADAKDPGFQGQLPSWAARLTNVSSWQSMKLPVLWNKTVMPNYNGTVWFRKQVTIPADWAGQDLTVHIGGVDDDEITYFNGEKIGATRGVGIPRKYTVRGNKVKAGSSVITVRVFDTGGDGGFNGGGNEGMYVASKSGGKISLEGDWLYKKGISMSDLPPVPESNDGPNRTTVLYNAMIHPYIQFPVKGAIWYQGESNADRAHQYRTLFAAMISDWRKKWNQPEMPFYFVQLANFMKRDAAPGPSAWAELRDAQRQTLSLPNTGMAVSIDIGDADDIHPKNKQDVGKRLAYAALAKTYGVKVPFSGPVYESAKAAGTAMELTFSATEGGLKASDGQELSGFSIAGADQKFHWAKARIQGNKIIVRSDEVAAPVAVRYAWANNPQCNLTNGSGLPASPFKTDNWPDTTQGKK; from the coding sequence ATGAACTTCAACTACGTTAAACTCCTGCCTGCTGCGGCAGCACTTTCGGTGTTGCTGATGGCCTCTTCTGCAGAAGGAAAGGTAATACTACCTTCTGTTTTTAGTGACAATATGGTGTTCCAGCAAAAAACCAAGGCTGCCATCTGGGGCAAAGCCGACGCCGGAAAAACCGTCACCGTAACCCCCTCCTGGAACGGCAAGGCTGTCTCCGCCCAGGCAGATGCCTCAGGCAACTTTAAGATCTTTATCCCGACACCTAAATTTGGCGGTCCTTACACGGTCAAGGTTTCCGATGGTGAAATACTTACGCTGAGCAATGTGCTGGTAGGCGATGTATGGGTTTGCTCGGGGCAGTCGAACATGGAGATGCCACTGGCAGGCTGGGGAAAGATCATTAATTATGAGCAGGAAATCGCGCAGGCGAATTATCCGAAAATACGTTTGCTGCAGGGTGTGCATGTAACCAGCAATGTCCCGCTGGCAGATGCCAAAGTAACCAATGGGGGCTGGACGGAATGTAACCCGAAATATGTGGCGGAGTTCTCGGCGGTAGCGTATGCTTTCGCACGGGAAGTGCAGCAAAAGACAGGCATCCCCATCGGGCTTATACACACGTCATGGGGCGGCACCATTGCTGAGGCATGGACAAGTGCGGAAACGCTGAGCGCAATGCCCGATTTTGCAGAGAAAGTACAGCAGATCAAAGCCGCTGCAAACGGCAATGCCGGTCCCAGTTACCAGGAGCGTCTGGCTGCCTGGCAAAAAGATGCAGATGCTAAAGATCCGGGCTTTCAAGGTCAGCTGCCCTCATGGGCGGCGCGGCTAACAAACGTTAGCAGTTGGCAGAGCATGAAACTGCCGGTACTGTGGAACAAGACGGTGATGCCCAATTACAACGGCACTGTGTGGTTCAGGAAGCAGGTTACTATTCCGGCCGACTGGGCGGGACAGGATCTTACCGTGCACATTGGCGGAGTGGACGACGACGAGATCACCTATTTCAACGGGGAAAAGATCGGTGCCACCAGAGGTGTGGGTATACCGCGAAAATATACCGTGAGGGGAAATAAGGTAAAAGCAGGTTCGAGTGTTATTACCGTGCGGGTATTTGATACAGGGGGCGACGGAGGTTTTAATGGTGGCGGAAATGAAGGCATGTATGTAGCCTCGAAAAGTGGCGGCAAAATTTCGCTGGAGGGTGATTGGCTTTATAAAAAAGGCATCAGTATGTCAGACCTCCCGCCGGTGCCAGAGTCTAACGACGGGCCAAACCGCACAACCGTGCTTTATAATGCCATGATTCATCCTTATATACAATTCCCTGTGAAAGGTGCGATCTGGTATCAGGGCGAAAGCAATGCCGACCGGGCACACCAGTACCGTACCTTGTTTGCTGCGATGATCAGCGACTGGAGAAAGAAATGGAACCAGCCGGAAATGCCTTTTTATTTTGTACAGCTTGCCAATTTCATGAAGCGCGATGCGGCACCTGGTCCTTCGGCATGGGCTGAACTGAGGGACGCGCAGCGGCAGACGCTTTCATTGCCGAATACCGGCATGGCGGTAAGTATTGATATAGGCGATGCCGATGATATTCATCCTAAAAACAAGCAGGATGTGGGCAAGAGGCTGGCCTATGCGGCTTTGGCTAAAACCTATGGCGTAAAGGTGCCTTTTTCCGGACCTGTATATGAGTCGGCGAAGGCAGCTGGTACGGCCATGGAGCTTACCTTTAGCGCAACTGAGGGTGGCCTGAAGGCGAGCGACGGTCAGGAGCTTAGCGGGTTTTCTATTGCAGGGGCCGACCAGAAATTTCACTGGGCAAAAGCCAGGATACAAGGTAATAAAATCATTGTGCGCAGTGACGAGGTGGCTGCACCGGTTGCAGTGCGTTATGCCTGGGCCAACAATCCGCAGTGTAACCTGACCAATGGTTCAGGCTTACCGGCTTCACCCTTTAAAACGGACAACTGGCCGGACACAACACAGGGAAAGAAGTAG
- a CDS encoding alpha-galactosidase produces MTRLSILLAGLITTAASTRAQQVTIPMETRNNALVLQTDTAKHLSTLYFGQKLSSKEEYLNVARMYLQGSEYTGILASAYTPAGSRNLLEPAIAVTHADGNNSLDLRYVSHATSRVSDDVSVTSVVLKDPVYDFQVTLYYKTYFRDNVVEQWSTIRHREKGSVQLHKYASANLHLKAGSFWLNQYHGDWAKEMQPEETRITHGIKTLDSKLGTRTNLFQPSVFMVSFDKPATEDEGTVLYGALEYSGNFRTDLELDYHNNLKIISGINNYASVYTLKPNEEFTTPAFLYTLSSAGKGEASRNMHNWAREYKLLDGKGERLTLLNNWEATYFDFNESKLFELLKDTKKLGVDLFLLDDGWFANKYPRNGDVAGLGDWDENRTKLPNGISSLVKEAKNSQVKFGIWIEPEMVNPKSELYEKHPDWVIKQPKREEHYFRNQLVLDLANPQVQEFVFKVVDDLFTKNPELAYIKWDCNAVIYNAYSAHLKNQNHFYIEYMRGLYKVLDRIRAKYPTVPMMLCSGGGGRVDYAALKYFTEFWPSDNTDPLERIFMQWEYSYFYPAISSSNHVTDWGKQPIKFRTDVAMMGKLGFDIVVSHLKENDLKYCQDAIKTYNNIKSIIWQGDQYRLANPREGSVASVLYVNKEKSNGVMFSYLVNNRYDEGSKGPIRLKGLDPAKRYSVKELNLYPGTNPGVDQSRTYSGDFLMKIGFNPVVNSGRTSVILQFQEIK; encoded by the coding sequence ATGACACGACTATCCATATTACTTGCCGGTCTTATAACTACGGCTGCTTCCACCCGGGCACAGCAGGTTACCATACCTATGGAAACCAGGAACAATGCGCTGGTGCTTCAGACCGATACGGCAAAACATCTTTCCACCTTATATTTTGGGCAAAAGCTGTCTTCTAAAGAAGAGTACCTCAACGTTGCCCGGATGTACCTGCAGGGGAGTGAGTACACCGGCATCCTTGCGTCTGCGTATACCCCCGCAGGATCGCGCAACCTGCTGGAGCCAGCTATCGCGGTTACCCACGCAGACGGCAACAATTCGCTCGACCTGCGCTATGTGAGTCACGCTACCAGCCGTGTCAGTGATGATGTGTCGGTCACTAGCGTAGTCCTGAAAGACCCGGTCTACGATTTCCAGGTGACGCTGTACTATAAAACCTATTTCCGTGATAACGTGGTGGAGCAATGGAGCACGATCAGGCATCGTGAAAAAGGCAGTGTTCAGCTGCACAAATATGCATCGGCCAATCTTCATTTAAAAGCAGGAAGTTTCTGGCTCAACCAGTATCATGGAGATTGGGCCAAGGAAATGCAGCCGGAAGAAACGCGGATCACGCATGGCATCAAGACGCTCGACAGTAAGCTTGGCACACGTACCAATCTGTTCCAGCCTTCTGTGTTTATGGTGTCGTTCGACAAGCCTGCTACAGAGGATGAAGGTACTGTGCTTTACGGTGCACTGGAGTATAGCGGGAATTTTCGTACCGACCTGGAACTGGATTACCACAATAACCTGAAAATTATCTCTGGCATCAATAACTACGCTTCGGTGTACACGCTGAAACCCAATGAAGAATTTACCACCCCGGCTTTCCTGTACACGCTTTCTTCAGCCGGTAAGGGCGAAGCAAGCCGGAACATGCACAACTGGGCCCGGGAATATAAGTTGCTGGATGGGAAAGGCGAGCGCCTTACCCTGCTGAACAACTGGGAGGCCACGTATTTTGACTTCAACGAAAGCAAGTTGTTTGAGCTGCTTAAGGATACTAAAAAACTGGGGGTAGACCTTTTCCTGCTCGACGACGGCTGGTTTGCCAACAAGTATCCGAGGAACGGGGATGTGGCCGGTTTGGGCGACTGGGATGAGAACCGGACCAAACTGCCTAATGGCATTTCATCCCTGGTAAAGGAGGCTAAAAACAGCCAGGTTAAGTTTGGGATATGGATTGAGCCCGAGATGGTGAACCCGAAAAGTGAGCTTTATGAGAAGCATCCCGACTGGGTAATTAAACAGCCTAAGCGCGAGGAGCATTACTTCCGTAACCAGCTAGTGCTTGACCTGGCCAATCCGCAGGTGCAGGAGTTTGTCTTTAAGGTGGTCGACGATCTGTTTACTAAAAACCCTGAACTAGCTTATATCAAATGGGATTGCAACGCTGTGATCTACAATGCTTACTCAGCCCATCTCAAAAACCAGAATCACTTTTATATTGAGTATATGCGGGGACTGTACAAGGTGCTCGATCGTATTCGTGCAAAATACCCTACCGTGCCCATGATGCTTTGTTCTGGTGGCGGTGGCAGGGTTGATTATGCAGCCTTGAAATACTTCACGGAGTTCTGGCCCAGCGACAATACCGATCCGCTTGAGCGCATCTTTATGCAGTGGGAGTATTCTTATTTCTACCCGGCTATCAGTTCATCCAATCACGTAACCGACTGGGGCAAGCAGCCGATCAAGTTCCGTACGGATGTGGCCATGATGGGCAAACTGGGCTTCGACATTGTGGTAAGTCACCTGAAAGAGAACGACCTAAAATATTGTCAGGATGCCATTAAGACCTATAACAACATCAAGTCCATCATCTGGCAGGGCGATCAGTACCGCCTGGCCAATCCGAGGGAAGGGAGTGTGGCCTCCGTGTTGTATGTAAATAAGGAGAAGAGCAACGGTGTGATGTTCAGCTACCTGGTGAACAATCGCTACGATGAAGGCAGCAAAGGACCAATACGTCTGAAAGGTCTTGATCCTGCCAAACGTTACAGCGTGAAGGAGCTGAACCTTTATCCGGGTACAAATCCGGGCGTAGATCAAAGCCGCACATACAGCGGTGATTTCCTGATGAAGATTGGTTTTAACCCGGTGGTAAACTCCGGAAGAACAAGTGTTATATTGCAATTCCAGGAAATAAAATAG
- a CDS encoding DUF5107 domain-containing protein, translating into MKASQVHVWEELVSIPTYGIGKPDRNPMFFEKRVYQGSSGVVYPNPVIEKIYDEKADKSYRGLFLENAYLKVMILPELGGRIQMAYDKIGERHFIYYNQVIKPALVGLTGPWISGGIEFNWPQHHRPSTFDPVDYKIEENADGSKTVWVNEVEQMFHTKGMAGFTLHPGKAYIEIKAKLLNRSLLPQTFLWWANPAVKVNDHYQSVFPPDVNAVFDHGKRDVSTFPIATGTYYKVDYSPGTDISMYKNIPVPTSYMAINSDYDFVGGYEHDSRGGLLHVANHHVSPGKKQWTWGHSDFGQAWDRNLTDEDGPYIELMTGMFTDNQPDFTWLMPNEEKSFTQYFLPYRELGVVKNATKDVLLAMNLAGGVVDLKVYVTSEQENITLSLTREAEVLFTESFSLTPQTVYTKQVSIPAGTQENELVLQILSAGGEELIRYEPALNRVNEIPEPASPALSPEQTESNEQLFLTAQHLEQYRHATYSPVPYYEEAIKRDPKDLRCNNALGLWYLRRGQFARSEGYLRRAVETSIQRNPNPYDTEPYYNLGLCLKFLGRTDEAYAAFYKSTWGRAWKDSGYLGVAQIDMARGHYQSALEHIGLSLENNAASSKAYVIRAAALRKLGRLSDALDVTEGALQRDPFNLGALYELASVYGANGQHSECESAMDELIRLSRGEAQNFITYALDYAASGLYVEAADLLAHAAGKETTSPMVYYHLAAFNHELGRADQRDKWLGAAAAASAYLCFPNRLEDIAALELALRVNEADGRAPYYLGNLFYDKRQYDEAIRYWELAAERDAAFPTTYRNLGIAYFNKRNDAERALQCFERAFALDPSDARVLMELDQLYKRLNRSAEQRRIFMEKNLDVVFERDDMYLEYVSLLNFMGEHRKALDLLMTRKFHPWEGGEGKASGQYVYSLMELAKEQILLGAFEQAIGMLNAAQQYPHNLGEGKLFGTQENDIFYWLGCAWEGYGDREQARYYFEKATVGLDEPSAAMFYNDQQPDKIFYQGLAWKKLNGHVQADMIFNKLIDYAAAHMNDEVKIDYFAVSLPNLLIFEDDLNVRNQAHCYFMQGLGYIGLGEMTEAGISLQRVMELDAVHQGAKTHINMPILQNNV; encoded by the coding sequence ATGAAAGCATCACAAGTGCATGTTTGGGAAGAGCTTGTAAGCATTCCGACCTACGGTATAGGAAAGCCGGATAGGAACCCGATGTTCTTTGAAAAGCGCGTCTACCAGGGAAGCAGCGGGGTGGTATATCCAAACCCGGTGATCGAAAAGATCTATGACGAGAAGGCGGATAAATCGTACAGGGGACTGTTTTTGGAGAACGCTTACCTGAAGGTCATGATCCTGCCTGAACTTGGTGGCCGGATACAAATGGCCTATGACAAGATAGGCGAGCGTCATTTTATTTATTATAACCAGGTCATCAAACCCGCCCTGGTGGGCCTTACTGGCCCCTGGATCTCCGGCGGAATAGAGTTTAACTGGCCCCAGCATCACAGGCCAAGTACCTTTGATCCGGTCGACTATAAAATTGAGGAGAATGCCGATGGCAGTAAGACGGTATGGGTCAATGAGGTGGAGCAGATGTTCCACACCAAAGGTATGGCAGGTTTTACGCTGCATCCGGGCAAAGCTTATATTGAGATCAAAGCTAAGTTGCTCAACCGCTCGCTGCTGCCGCAGACCTTTTTGTGGTGGGCAAACCCCGCTGTGAAAGTCAACGATCACTACCAGTCTGTTTTCCCTCCGGATGTGAACGCGGTGTTCGACCATGGCAAAAGGGATGTGTCTACCTTTCCGATAGCTACCGGTACGTACTACAAGGTAGACTATTCGCCGGGTACGGATATTTCCATGTACAAGAATATTCCGGTGCCTACGTCATACATGGCGATTAATTCAGACTATGATTTTGTAGGGGGCTATGAGCATGACTCGCGCGGTGGACTCCTCCATGTGGCCAATCACCATGTGTCGCCCGGCAAAAAGCAATGGACCTGGGGTCACAGCGATTTCGGGCAGGCATGGGATAGGAACCTGACGGACGAGGATGGTCCGTATATAGAACTGATGACCGGTATGTTTACCGACAACCAGCCCGACTTTACCTGGCTGATGCCAAACGAGGAAAAATCATTTACCCAGTATTTTTTACCCTACCGGGAACTAGGCGTTGTAAAAAACGCCACTAAAGATGTCCTGCTGGCCATGAACCTGGCGGGCGGGGTGGTCGACCTCAAAGTGTATGTCACCTCTGAGCAGGAAAATATTACCCTCAGCCTCACTCGGGAGGCAGAGGTGTTGTTCACCGAAAGCTTTAGTCTGACCCCGCAAACGGTCTATACCAAACAGGTCAGCATCCCAGCCGGCACCCAGGAGAACGAGCTGGTCCTGCAGATCCTCTCAGCCGGAGGCGAAGAACTGATCCGCTATGAACCTGCGCTGAACAGGGTGAACGAAATACCGGAGCCGGCTAGCCCGGCTTTGAGTCCGGAGCAAACGGAAAGCAACGAGCAGTTGTTTCTGACCGCCCAGCACCTAGAGCAATACAGGCACGCCACTTATAGTCCGGTGCCCTACTACGAGGAGGCGATAAAGCGGGACCCTAAAGACCTGCGCTGCAACAACGCCCTGGGCTTGTGGTATTTGCGGAGGGGGCAGTTTGCCAGGAGCGAAGGGTATTTGAGAAGGGCGGTGGAGACCAGCATACAGCGGAATCCTAATCCGTACGATACGGAGCCTTACTATAACCTCGGGCTTTGCCTGAAGTTTTTAGGCAGAACAGATGAGGCTTATGCCGCCTTTTATAAGTCGACCTGGGGCAGGGCCTGGAAAGACAGTGGTTACCTGGGCGTAGCGCAAATCGATATGGCCCGGGGTCATTATCAGTCGGCCCTGGAGCATATCGGCTTATCTCTTGAAAACAATGCGGCCAGCAGCAAGGCTTATGTGATTAGAGCTGCTGCTTTGCGGAAGCTTGGTAGGCTTAGCGATGCGCTCGATGTAACAGAAGGAGCACTGCAGCGCGATCCTTTCAACCTCGGCGCCTTGTATGAACTGGCTTCTGTCTATGGCGCAAATGGGCAGCACTCGGAATGCGAATCGGCGATGGACGAGCTCATCCGCCTTTCCCGCGGTGAGGCACAGAATTTTATCACCTATGCGCTCGATTACGCGGCTTCGGGCCTGTATGTGGAGGCGGCCGACCTGCTTGCGCATGCAGCCGGTAAAGAAACAACCAGTCCCATGGTGTACTATCATTTGGCGGCATTTAACCATGAGCTGGGCAGGGCCGACCAGCGCGACAAATGGCTTGGGGCAGCAGCGGCTGCCAGTGCATACCTGTGTTTCCCGAACCGGTTAGAAGACATCGCCGCACTGGAACTGGCGCTGCGTGTAAACGAAGCAGACGGCCGGGCGCCATACTATCTGGGCAACCTGTTCTACGACAAACGGCAATATGATGAGGCGATCAGGTATTGGGAGCTTGCGGCAGAACGTGATGCAGCGTTTCCAACTACTTACAGAAACCTCGGTATTGCATACTTCAATAAGCGCAATGATGCAGAGAGGGCACTTCAATGTTTTGAGCGGGCCTTTGCACTCGACCCCTCGGATGCCCGGGTATTGATGGAGCTCGATCAGCTCTACAAGCGCCTCAACAGGTCTGCCGAGCAGCGCCGCATCTTTATGGAGAAAAACCTCGACGTGGTTTTTGAAAGGGACGATATGTACCTGGAGTATGTGAGTCTCCTGAACTTTATGGGAGAGCACCGCAAGGCGCTGGATTTGCTGATGACGAGAAAGTTTCACCCCTGGGAGGGCGGAGAAGGCAAGGCTTCAGGTCAGTACGTGTACAGTCTGATGGAACTGGCTAAAGAACAAATCCTGCTGGGCGCTTTTGAGCAAGCCATTGGTATGCTCAATGCTGCACAGCAATATCCGCATAACCTAGGCGAGGGCAAGCTATTCGGTACCCAGGAGAACGATATATTTTACTGGCTGGGTTGCGCCTGGGAAGGTTATGGCGACCGTGAGCAGGCCAGGTATTATTTTGAGAAGGCTACTGTCGGGCTGGACGAGCCTTCGGCGGCGATGTTTTACAATGATCAGCAACCGGACAAGATCTTTTATCAGGGGCTTGCCTGGAAAAAGCTTAACGGGCATGTACAGGCCGACATGATTTTCAATAAGCTCATTGACTATGCCGCTGCGCATATGAATGACGAGGTGAAAATAGACTATTTTGCGGTGTCACTGCCCAATCTGCTTATTTTTGAGGACGACCTGAATGTCCGCAACCAGGCTCATTGCTATTTTATGCAGGGTCTTGGTTATATTGGGCTTGGGGAAATGACAGAGGCTGGTATATCCCTGCAAAGAGTAATGGAACTTGATGCGGTGCACCAGGGGGCAAAAACCCATATCAATATGCCAATTCTGCAAAACAATGTATAA
- a CDS encoding sugar porter family MFS transporter, translating into MQTEQLTFNHRYIIGISFISALGGYLFGFDFAVISGALPFLRTAFMLDAWWEGFLTGSLALGCIVGCLIAGNIADRYGRRPGLLIAALIFALSSLAIAVSPSLSFFVIMRFAAGIGVGMASMLCPMYIAEISPAKVRGRNVAINQLTVVTGILVTNLVNYLLAGTGEDAWRWMFGLGVVPSVIFLIGVLWLPESPRWLVKAGRMEQARKVLLKLGSEGFVDSTFNDIEKSLSGAKKMSFKAVFEKSVRPAVIVGIVLAVFQQLCGINVVFNYTSTIFESVGANLDQQLFETISIGAVNLVFTVLAMWQVDKLGRKPLMLIGSLGLSAVYLILAYLLQNQFPAAAVSVFVLLAISMYAISIAPVTWVLISEIFPNRVRGAASTVAIVSLWAAYFILVFTFPVLAEKLGTFGPFYLYAGICFLGFLFIKSRVRETKGQTLEELEDNFVRH; encoded by the coding sequence ATGCAGACTGAACAACTCACTTTTAACCACAGGTATATCATCGGTATATCTTTTATTTCGGCCCTCGGGGGTTACCTCTTTGGTTTCGACTTTGCCGTTATTTCCGGTGCGCTGCCTTTCTTGCGGACCGCCTTTATGCTCGATGCCTGGTGGGAGGGATTCCTGACAGGATCACTTGCCCTTGGCTGCATTGTAGGCTGCCTTATTGCGGGTAATATAGCCGATAGGTATGGCAGGCGGCCCGGGCTGCTCATCGCGGCATTGATCTTCGCGCTGTCGTCGCTGGCCATCGCGGTCTCGCCCAGCCTCAGCTTCTTCGTCATCATGCGTTTCGCTGCCGGCATTGGGGTTGGTATGGCTTCTATGCTGTGTCCTATGTATATCGCAGAGATTTCGCCGGCTAAGGTACGGGGACGAAATGTGGCGATCAACCAGCTTACCGTGGTTACAGGTATTCTGGTCACGAATCTGGTCAACTACCTGCTTGCGGGCACGGGCGAAGACGCCTGGCGCTGGATGTTCGGACTGGGTGTGGTGCCCTCGGTGATCTTCCTGATCGGTGTGTTATGGCTACCTGAAAGTCCACGTTGGCTGGTAAAGGCAGGCCGAATGGAACAGGCGAGAAAGGTACTCCTTAAGCTGGGGTCGGAAGGCTTCGTCGACAGTACCTTCAACGATATTGAAAAGTCGCTCAGCGGCGCGAAGAAGATGTCGTTCAAAGCCGTCTTCGAAAAAAGCGTACGGCCCGCTGTGATCGTCGGCATCGTGCTCGCCGTGTTCCAGCAGTTGTGCGGGATCAACGTGGTGTTTAATTATACCTCAACCATATTTGAATCAGTAGGCGCAAATCTCGATCAGCAATTATTTGAGACGATCTCTATAGGCGCTGTAAACCTGGTTTTTACCGTCTTGGCGATGTGGCAGGTAGACAAACTGGGGAGAAAGCCGCTCATGCTTATCGGTTCATTGGGCTTGTCGGCCGTATACCTCATTCTGGCCTACCTGCTGCAGAACCAGTTTCCCGCGGCTGCGGTATCTGTCTTCGTACTGCTGGCCATCAGCATGTATGCCATCTCCATTGCGCCGGTTACCTGGGTACTGATCTCGGAAATCTTCCCGAACCGGGTAAGGGGAGCGGCTTCTACAGTAGCCATCGTATCCCTCTGGGCTGCCTATTTTATCCTAGTCTTCACCTTTCCTGTACTGGCCGAGAAGCTTGGCACCTTCGGGCCGTTCTACTTATACGCCGGAATATGCTTCCTGGGCTTCCTGTTCATTAAAAGCAGGGTGCGGGAAACCAAAGGACAAACCCTGGAAGAGCTGGAAGACAATTTTGTGCGCCACTGA